One genomic window of Bacteroidota bacterium includes the following:
- a CDS encoding sodium-dependent transporter codes for MSNKEAWGSRVGLVLAMAGNAVGLGNFLRFPVQAIQNGGGAFIIPYLVCFLLMGIPLLYVEWSMGRFGGKFGHHSTPFILDSMDKRKFWKYVGVFGIFTNVAVAAYYCYLESWTLSWVWHSVARDFAGKSSEEVAGFFGNYISLTSYEPIIFWILCLLLNTWILSKGLSGGVEKAAKIGMPLLIIFGAFLAYKAITLQAGEHNAVNPGTLGLSFLWTPQFNTIFEPKVWLAAAGQIFFTLSVGMGSIQCYASYVKSKDDIALNAMSAGWMNEFVEVVLGSAIIIPISVGYLGIDKVVEMTKSGGLGLGFKTLPYLFEQWGSVLAVVCGVFWFGLLFFAGITSSLAMGTPVMAFLEDEFGWKRNNAAWMFGFIVLILGLPTVLFFNYGVFDEYDYWAGTVSLVVFALVEIILFAWVFGMDKGWKEITDGADIKVPVIFRYIIKFITPLILGWVFFASLPGIWDKIKNADIDKQILAATDPAVIEQLQTQLLYVNISRIGLIAIWLGIAYLVFVAYKKRIKEGRFTS; via the coding sequence ATGAGCAATAAAGAAGCATGGGGTTCGCGGGTTGGATTGGTTTTGGCAATGGCTGGCAATGCAGTGGGGCTCGGAAACTTTCTCCGCTTTCCTGTTCAGGCAATTCAAAACGGAGGAGGAGCATTCATCATTCCTTATTTAGTTTGCTTTTTGCTCATGGGCATTCCGCTGTTGTATGTTGAATGGTCAATGGGAAGATTCGGAGGCAAGTTCGGACACCATTCCACACCTTTCATTCTTGATTCCATGGACAAACGCAAGTTTTGGAAATACGTTGGCGTTTTCGGAATTTTCACCAACGTTGCGGTGGCGGCTTATTATTGTTACCTCGAATCATGGACGTTATCCTGGGTTTGGCACTCGGTTGCAAGGGATTTTGCGGGAAAATCATCTGAAGAAGTTGCCGGTTTTTTTGGAAACTATATTTCACTCACTTCTTATGAGCCGATAATTTTCTGGATACTCTGCCTTCTTCTGAACACATGGATTCTTTCAAAGGGCTTGAGCGGTGGAGTGGAGAAGGCGGCAAAAATCGGAATGCCGTTGCTGATTATTTTCGGTGCGTTCCTCGCCTACAAAGCAATCACGCTTCAGGCAGGAGAACACAATGCCGTGAATCCCGGCACGTTGGGATTAAGTTTTTTGTGGACTCCGCAGTTCAACACTATTTTTGAGCCGAAGGTCTGGCTTGCTGCAGCCGGGCAAATATTTTTTACACTCTCTGTGGGAATGGGTTCAATCCAGTGCTATGCCTCGTATGTAAAAAGCAAGGATGATATTGCGCTGAACGCGATGAGTGCGGGATGGATGAATGAATTTGTAGAAGTGGTTCTCGGTTCTGCCATCATCATTCCGATTTCAGTGGGCTATCTCGGCATTGATAAAGTAGTGGAGATGACAAAGAGCGGAGGACTTGGACTTGGATTCAAAACGCTTCCATACTTATTTGAACAATGGGGAAGCGTGCTGGCGGTGGTGTGCGGAGTCTTTTGGTTCGGGCTTTTGTTTTTTGCGGGAATAACTTCTTCACTTGCGATGGGAACTCCCGTAATGGCTTTTCTCGAAGATGAATTCGGATGGAAACGAAATAATGCCGCATGGATGTTCGGATTTATAGTTCTCATCCTCGGTTTGCCCACCGTTTTGTTTTTTAATTATGGAGTGTTTGACGAATATGATTATTGGGCGGGAACTGTTTCGCTTGTTGTGTTCGCATTGGTGGAAATAATTTTATTCGCCTGGGTTTTCGGAATGGACAAGGGATGGAAAGAAATTACCGATGGCGCGGATATAAAAGTGCCCGTGATTTTCAGATACATCATCAAGTTTATTACTCCGTTGATTCTCGGCTGGGTGTTCTTCGCCAGTTTGCCCGGAATATGGGACAAAATAAAAAATGCAGATATAGACAAACAAATTCTCGCTGCCACTGATCCTGCGGTAATTGAACAATTGCAAACACAACTTTTGTATGTGAATATTTCGAGAATCGGGTTGATTGCCATCTGGCTTGGAATTGCCTATCTTGTTTTTGTCGCTTATAAAAAACGAATCAAAGAAGGAAGATTTACATCATGA